From Deltaproteobacteria bacterium:
CCGTAGGCTTGCATGGTTTTGTTTTCGCGGTCGCTGAGCAAAGGATAGGCGATCTTGGCGAAGTCGGTGAAGGCTTTCTGGGAGAAGGCGGCGTTGGCGCTGATACCGACCACTTCGGTGTTTTCCGCTTTGAAGGCTGGATAGTTGTCCGAACTGGACGCTTGAAGATCCGTGATTCAGGTGGGGTTGAAGTCGAGCACGTAAAAGTTGATCAGAACGTTTTTGCCTTTGAGGCTGCTGAGCTTCAATTTACCGCCGGTGGTGCTGTCGAGCTCGAAGTCGGGCGCTTTGTCGCCGACGCCGATGGCGCTCGCATTTGCGCTCAAGGCAAACACCATAGAACAAGCCAAAGCAATGCGCGTCAGTAACGTTTTCGCTATTCCCAATTTGTCCTCCGCTAATTTGACGAACGTGAAGTAAGATTATTCGAGAAAAATGTTGACGGAATATCGCTTAGAATGGCGGCACTGTCAATCCCTCTTTTGGGGAGTTGATTACGGTCCCAATCGGGTGGAATTAGTCGATTCCTTCGCGCACCGCCAGGACGGCGGCTTGGTACGGTTCTTGACGTCGAGTTTGCGAAACAACGACTTTAAATGGCCTTTGATCGTCTCGCGGGCGAGATTGACGATGTCGCTGATCTCTTCATTGCTCAGTCCTTTACTGACCAATCGCAGGACTTTGAGATCAAGGTCGGTCAAATCATATTTTTCGGCGAAACGGGTGATTTGATCAGGGCTTCGAAGCGGTTTGCCTTTGG
This genomic window contains:
- a CDS encoding peroxiredoxin family protein; translated protein: MTDLQASSSDNYPAFKAENTEVVGISANAAFSQKAFTDFAKIAYPLLSDRENKTMQAYGVLNEANRTAKRSYIIVDKEGVIKYYDIRPSNTEKDLLTTEQLLNAVKKVNQGS
- a CDS encoding redoxin domain-containing protein, encoding MGIAKTLLTRIALACSMVFALSANASAIGVGDKAPDFELDSTTGGKLKLSSLKGKNVLINFYVLDFNPT
- a CDS encoding response regulator transcription factor, producing MLCFFFLAHAKLANVVCSPTLFPPASPCRSFCSSLLDDLLDDLFRDSLKDTDRTEFIKIIQQTYAGKIPSSPYLAHIALEPQAKGKPLRSPDQITRFAEKYDLTDLDLKVLRLVSKGLSNEEISDIVNLARETIKGHLKSLFRKLDVKNRTKPPSWRCAKESTNSTRLGP